The Corallococcus caeni genome includes a region encoding these proteins:
- a CDS encoding LysR family transcriptional regulator — protein sequence MLLFAEVVAAASITSAAERLGLRKSTVSRRLAALEERLGIRLLERNTRRLRLTEAGRDYHAHCARLVAEAREVNAAVSESRGTPQGTLRIATLSLLGELLTPVIAELLLHQPRLRVEVSLAQTHVDLIAEEYDLALRTGPLADSSLMARRLGRVRTGYYASPSYLSRHGTPRTPEALTGHECILLAESGTDEVWFFGEGKSARTVPVTGRLRVPSERAGQAAARAGLGIVRLAASLVADDVRAGLLVPVLAADTPPGLPIFAVYPSSRQLPLKVRAFLKLLSARGAALPWEEE from the coding sequence ATGCTCCTCTTCGCGGAGGTGGTGGCGGCGGCCAGCATCACCTCCGCGGCGGAGCGCCTGGGCCTGCGCAAGTCCACGGTGAGCCGCCGGCTGGCGGCCCTGGAGGAGCGCCTGGGCATCCGGCTGCTCGAGCGCAACACGCGCAGGCTCCGCCTCACCGAGGCGGGCCGCGACTACCACGCGCACTGCGCACGGCTCGTCGCCGAGGCCCGCGAGGTGAACGCGGCCGTCAGCGAGTCGCGCGGCACGCCCCAGGGGACGCTGCGCATCGCCACGCTGTCCCTGCTGGGCGAGCTGCTCACGCCCGTCATCGCGGAGCTGCTGCTGCACCAGCCCCGGCTGCGCGTGGAGGTGTCGCTCGCGCAGACGCACGTGGACCTCATCGCGGAGGAGTACGACCTGGCGCTGCGCACCGGGCCGCTCGCGGATTCGTCGCTGATGGCGCGCAGGCTGGGACGCGTGCGCACGGGCTACTACGCCAGCCCCAGCTACCTGAGCCGCCACGGCACGCCCCGGACACCCGAAGCGCTGACGGGCCACGAGTGCATCCTCCTGGCCGAGTCCGGCACCGACGAGGTGTGGTTCTTCGGCGAGGGCAAGAGCGCGCGCACGGTGCCGGTGACGGGCCGCCTGCGCGTGCCCAGCGAGCGCGCGGGCCAGGCTGCGGCGCGCGCGGGCCTGGGCATCGTGCGGCTCGCGGCGTCGCTGGTGGCGGACGACGTGCGCGCGGGGCTGCTCGTCCCGGTGCTCGCGGCGGACACGCCCCCGGGCCTGCCCATCTTCGCCGTCTACCCGAGCAGCCGGCAGTTGCCCCTCAAGGTGCGCGCCTTCCTGAAGCTCCTCTCCGCGCGCGGCGCCGCGCTCCCGTGGGAAGAGGAATAG
- the trxA gene encoding thioredoxin codes for MAGNVIELGDAEFQREVLESQEPVLVDFTATWCPPCRVIAPVIDTLAAEYKGRMKMVKLNVDDHPRTPEQYGIRAMPTLLFFKGGKVVKQVVGAVPKAKLEEAVRQVL; via the coding sequence ATGGCTGGCAACGTCATCGAATTGGGCGACGCGGAGTTCCAACGCGAGGTGCTGGAGTCGCAGGAGCCGGTGCTGGTGGACTTCACCGCCACCTGGTGCCCGCCGTGCCGGGTCATCGCGCCGGTCATCGACACGCTGGCCGCCGAGTACAAGGGCCGGATGAAGATGGTGAAGCTCAACGTGGACGACCACCCGAGGACGCCCGAGCAGTACGGCATCCGGGCCATGCCCACCCTGCTGTTCTTCAAGGGCGGGAAGGTGGTGAAGCAGGTCGTGGGCGCCGTGCCGAAGGCGAAGCTGGAGGAGGCCGTGCGCCAGGTCCTCTGA
- a CDS encoding DHHA1 domain-containing protein, whose translation MTLYDADTVDACSWPQTPQARLARDYFVPLMKRGSTPFLSDRTTLRLVAMDDLRIPLAINEAEYDNSPLHSTWVRYIGLPVAAVTAEAYGAARAVVMRGAMRTLGAMLKAARIDKCVYVDHWLVLRNLHVSLDEAQVERLTAFLVEQFPGHAIVFPAINPASASPLLNTLAARDYGFVYAAHTRMTLPTQDVSRQVRENRRRDGRLLEAAGYRIVDGREMPDCAPRLRELYRSLNADKYHSTLDYTEELFAWTLREGLFQYKLAVKNGRVDGFYATHTSQDVVWSPMFGYDLALPQELGLYRGLVHRLMQDALEVGLTIELGPGSDPFKSLRGSQPVPRWSAFHVKHLSGFRQYAWRTLQRYVNGGVRPAANAMLKKIDGEAAVGFGPLTLPFTPPTGQTPREAARALREQVDALEAALESAARLEGEARLQALSPLSQTLHNWPQPMPRVVALRERLTRLEQEARRKPVQAAAPVGAPPEDQARQLLQEATRWGDTSLVVAHLGEAPAPHLKALVEALRQAAGSVGVVLTATRGGKVVLVTAASEALRGRGVDAGQLMAQAAPCVDGKGGGSPEVAWGGGSRADGIDAALTATRRFVESRLAGPVPSGGVG comes from the coding sequence ATGACCCTCTACGACGCGGACACCGTCGACGCGTGCTCCTGGCCCCAGACGCCGCAAGCGCGGCTGGCACGCGACTACTTCGTCCCGCTGATGAAGCGCGGCAGCACCCCCTTCCTCAGCGACCGCACCACCCTGCGGCTGGTGGCGATGGACGACCTGCGCATCCCGCTGGCCATCAACGAGGCGGAGTACGACAACTCGCCGCTGCACTCGACGTGGGTGCGCTACATCGGCCTGCCGGTGGCGGCGGTGACGGCGGAGGCGTACGGCGCGGCGCGCGCGGTGGTGATGCGCGGGGCCATGCGGACGCTGGGCGCGATGTTGAAGGCGGCGCGCATCGACAAGTGCGTCTACGTGGACCACTGGCTGGTGCTGCGCAACCTGCACGTGAGCCTCGATGAAGCGCAGGTGGAGCGCCTCACCGCCTTCCTGGTGGAGCAGTTCCCCGGACACGCCATCGTGTTCCCCGCCATCAACCCCGCGAGCGCGTCGCCCCTGCTCAACACGCTGGCCGCGCGGGACTACGGCTTCGTGTACGCGGCGCACACGCGCATGACGCTGCCCACGCAGGATGTCAGCCGGCAGGTGCGGGAGAACCGGCGCCGCGACGGGCGGCTGCTGGAGGCCGCGGGCTACCGCATCGTGGACGGGCGGGAGATGCCGGACTGCGCGCCGCGGCTGCGGGAGCTGTACCGGTCGCTCAACGCGGACAAGTACCACTCCACGCTGGACTACACGGAGGAGCTCTTCGCGTGGACGCTGCGCGAGGGGCTCTTCCAGTACAAGCTCGCGGTGAAGAACGGACGCGTGGATGGCTTCTACGCCACCCACACCAGCCAGGACGTCGTCTGGTCCCCCATGTTCGGCTACGACCTGGCGCTGCCGCAGGAGCTGGGGCTGTACCGCGGGCTCGTGCACCGGCTCATGCAGGACGCGCTGGAGGTGGGGCTCACCATCGAGCTGGGGCCGGGCTCGGATCCGTTCAAGAGCCTGCGCGGCTCCCAGCCGGTGCCCCGGTGGTCCGCCTTCCACGTGAAGCACCTGTCGGGCTTCCGCCAGTACGCGTGGCGCACGCTGCAGCGCTACGTCAACGGCGGGGTGCGGCCCGCCGCGAACGCCATGCTGAAGAAGATCGACGGGGAGGCGGCCGTCGGCTTCGGTCCGCTCACGCTGCCCTTCACGCCGCCCACGGGCCAGACGCCGCGCGAAGCGGCCCGGGCGCTGCGCGAGCAGGTGGACGCGCTGGAGGCGGCGCTGGAGTCCGCGGCCCGGCTGGAGGGCGAGGCCCGGCTGCAGGCGCTCTCGCCGCTGTCGCAGACGCTGCACAACTGGCCGCAGCCCATGCCCCGCGTGGTGGCCCTGCGCGAGCGGCTGACGCGGCTGGAGCAGGAGGCGCGCCGCAAGCCCGTGCAGGCCGCGGCGCCCGTGGGCGCGCCGCCCGAGGACCAGGCCCGCCAGTTGCTCCAGGAGGCGACGCGCTGGGGCGACACGTCGCTCGTCGTCGCGCACCTGGGCGAGGCGCCGGCCCCGCACCTCAAGGCGCTGGTGGAGGCGCTGCGGCAGGCGGCGGGCAGCGTGGGCGTGGTGCTCACCGCCACGCGCGGCGGCAAGGTGGTGTTGGTGACGGCCGCGAGCGAGGCGCTCCGCGGCAGGGGCGTGGACGCGGGTCAGCTCATGGCCCAGGCGGCGCCCTGCGTGGACGGCAAGGGCGGCGGCTCTCCGGAGGTGGCCTGGGGTGGCGGCTCGCGCGCGGACGGCATCGACGCGGCGCTCACCGCGACCCGGCGCTTCGTGGAGTCGCGGCTGGCCGGGCCGGTGCCGTCCGGCGGTGTCGGCTGA
- a CDS encoding TlpA family protein disulfide reductase has product MTQQAGTEGTKPPGARGDGAKTALAVVAVLGLAALAFMGVREAQRARLVPDGASPPSFQMTKHAGGELALSDLKGRVVMLDFWATWCPPCREEMPSLVKLAKEYESQGLVFVAASRDDGPTAPQEVDYFLQRFQPELRPYVVYADDNVARAFQVNALPTLYFLDRDGKVMDAQRGMLSEDGLRRRIERALKR; this is encoded by the coding sequence ATGACACAGCAGGCTGGAACCGAGGGGACGAAGCCGCCGGGCGCGCGCGGGGATGGCGCGAAGACGGCGCTGGCGGTGGTGGCGGTGCTGGGGCTGGCCGCGCTGGCGTTCATGGGCGTGCGCGAGGCGCAGCGGGCGCGGCTGGTGCCGGACGGGGCGTCGCCGCCGTCCTTCCAGATGACGAAGCACGCGGGCGGCGAGCTGGCGCTGTCGGACCTGAAGGGCCGGGTGGTGATGCTCGACTTCTGGGCGACCTGGTGTCCGCCGTGCCGCGAGGAGATGCCCTCCCTGGTGAAGCTGGCCAAGGAGTACGAGTCCCAGGGGCTCGTGTTCGTGGCGGCCAGCCGGGACGACGGCCCGACGGCGCCGCAGGAGGTGGACTACTTCCTCCAGCGCTTCCAGCCGGAGCTGCGCCCGTACGTCGTGTACGCGGACGACAACGTGGCGCGGGCCTTCCAGGTGAACGCGCTGCCCACGCTCTACTTCCTGGACCGCGACGGCAAGGTGATGGACGCCCAGCGCGGCATGCTGTCCGAGGACGGCCTGCGCCGCCGCATCGAGCGCGCCCTCAAGCGCTAG
- a CDS encoding CFI-box-CTERM domain-containing protein: MQPEELIRAAQTRAAGLDVGRGDAALERVRAQASALFAKLPEPPVYRRAEDPSRKAAQALLPEMERVLAEAFAVAREPAVSPLVDRLVAALRAHAEALVHTADGRLEAAELAWRRAQELERAAHPTRQMVGQPSRPPPVFDKGSGQSRYDPRNAPQATVKLVCPNTGCKRMGDYAFIPTHAYHRFVCPACRVPFLAYFGELRALEVEHRRSSKRYRFTVDEVGSAVTTRIDFEEASGQEFPAARRDLLAFLYTEQRELKAVVNLTNGKLMWVSPASSCFVVTAAFGEGAPELTAFRAFRDDVLRKSRLGQGFIDGYYHWGPPLAAWVVRRPRVKAGVRWALTRVHGRLTRRERE; the protein is encoded by the coding sequence TTGCAGCCCGAAGAACTCATCAGGGCCGCCCAGACGCGGGCGGCGGGATTGGACGTGGGGCGGGGGGACGCCGCGCTGGAGCGCGTGCGGGCCCAGGCCTCGGCCTTGTTCGCGAAACTGCCGGAGCCCCCGGTGTACCGGCGCGCGGAGGACCCGTCGCGCAAGGCGGCCCAGGCGCTCTTGCCGGAGATGGAGCGGGTGCTGGCGGAGGCCTTCGCGGTGGCCCGGGAGCCGGCGGTGTCGCCGCTGGTGGACCGGCTGGTGGCGGCCCTGCGCGCGCACGCGGAGGCGCTGGTGCACACCGCGGACGGCCGGCTGGAGGCGGCGGAGCTGGCGTGGCGCCGGGCCCAGGAATTGGAGCGGGCCGCGCACCCCACCCGGCAGATGGTGGGCCAGCCGTCGCGGCCGCCGCCGGTGTTCGACAAGGGCAGCGGCCAGTCCCGCTACGACCCGCGCAACGCGCCCCAGGCGACCGTGAAGCTCGTCTGCCCCAACACGGGCTGCAAGCGCATGGGGGACTACGCCTTCATCCCGACGCACGCCTACCACCGCTTCGTCTGCCCGGCGTGCCGGGTGCCCTTCCTGGCCTACTTCGGGGAGCTGCGGGCGCTGGAGGTGGAGCACCGGCGCAGCTCCAAGCGCTACCGCTTCACGGTGGACGAGGTGGGCAGCGCCGTCACCACGCGCATCGACTTCGAGGAGGCGAGCGGGCAAGAGTTCCCGGCGGCCCGGCGCGACCTTTTGGCCTTCCTCTACACGGAGCAGCGCGAGCTGAAGGCCGTGGTGAACCTCACCAACGGGAAGCTGATGTGGGTGAGCCCCGCGTCGTCGTGCTTCGTGGTGACGGCGGCCTTTGGCGAGGGGGCGCCGGAGCTCACGGCCTTCCGGGCGTTCCGGGACGACGTGCTCCGGAAGAGCCGGCTCGGCCAGGGGTTCATCGACGGGTACTATCACTGGGGCCCTCCGCTGGCGGCGTGGGTGGTGCGCCGGCCGCGGGTGAAGGCCGGGGTGCGCTGGGCCCTGACGCGGGTGCACGGCCGCCTGACACGGAGGGAGCGCGAATGA
- a CDS encoding S1C family serine protease, translating to MGWTQVGGVIRVAVLACALGAAGSAAARTPDKLWLEARNRAVSRQHSNISDVARKAMPAVVSITTRQDSADVAPGEEPQRGIGSGFIIHPDGYILTSAHVVDGASEVSISIRSANGYVEEFPATVVGEDERTDCALLKVDAPRKLPVLKLASASHVGIADWVVVIGNPFGLAHSVTVGVVSYLGRTDVTPNGRDGDFDYVQIDASINPGNSGGPVLDLHGDVVAVANAVNVSGQGIGFAIPIDIAKTVIPQLKTHGRMRRGWMGISVQDFSPEVAQAFNLNPRGRGVVVTDVVDDGPADRAGLRTGDIILNMDRLSVERAHTLRWQVAARGVGQHIRLNLRRLGRPMTVKVKLEDLPLVEAPPATLASGSTPSEHAAGARSVLEELLSPVPRTQSGRSGGIPKAEDGLAAP from the coding sequence ATGGGTTGGACGCAGGTCGGGGGCGTCATCAGGGTGGCGGTGCTGGCGTGCGCGCTGGGAGCAGCAGGCAGCGCCGCGGCACGGACACCCGACAAGCTTTGGCTGGAGGCGCGCAACCGCGCCGTCTCCCGGCAGCATTCCAACATCAGCGACGTGGCCCGCAAGGCCATGCCGGCCGTGGTGTCCATCACCACGCGCCAGGACAGCGCGGACGTGGCCCCCGGCGAGGAGCCCCAGCGCGGCATCGGCTCCGGGTTCATCATCCATCCGGACGGCTACATCCTCACCAGCGCGCACGTGGTGGACGGGGCGTCGGAGGTCTCCATCTCCATCCGCAGCGCGAACGGCTACGTGGAGGAGTTCCCCGCCACGGTGGTGGGCGAGGACGAGCGCACGGACTGCGCGCTCCTCAAGGTGGACGCGCCCCGGAAGCTGCCGGTGCTGAAGCTGGCGTCCGCGTCCCACGTGGGCATCGCGGACTGGGTGGTCGTCATCGGCAACCCGTTCGGGCTGGCGCACTCCGTGACGGTGGGCGTGGTCAGCTACCTGGGCCGCACGGACGTGACGCCCAATGGCCGCGACGGCGACTTCGACTACGTGCAGATCGACGCCTCCATCAACCCGGGCAACTCCGGCGGGCCGGTGCTGGACCTGCACGGCGACGTGGTGGCGGTGGCCAACGCCGTCAACGTGTCCGGCCAGGGCATCGGGTTCGCCATCCCCATCGACATCGCGAAGACGGTGATTCCGCAGCTCAAGACGCACGGGCGCATGCGCCGGGGGTGGATGGGCATCAGCGTGCAGGACTTCTCCCCGGAGGTGGCGCAGGCGTTCAACCTGAACCCGCGCGGCCGGGGCGTGGTGGTGACGGACGTGGTGGATGACGGCCCCGCGGACCGCGCCGGCCTGCGGACGGGCGACATCATCCTGAACATGGACCGCCTGTCCGTGGAGCGGGCGCACACCCTGCGCTGGCAGGTGGCCGCGCGCGGCGTGGGCCAGCACATCCGGCTCAACCTGCGCCGGCTGGGCCGCCCCATGACGGTGAAGGTGAAGCTGGAGGACCTGCCCCTGGTGGAGGCCCCGCCCGCCACCCTGGCGTCGGGGAGCACGCCGAGCGAGCACGCCGCCGGGGCCCGCTCCGTCCTGGAGGAGCTGCTGTCCCCCGTGCCGCGCACCCAGTCCGGCCGGTCCGGCGGCATTCCCAAGGCCGAGGACGGCCTGGCCGCCCCCTGA
- a CDS encoding vegetative protein gives MAEATQTTKLTHWPRTAKGSGKKACTVEGCKRPYRAKSYCFFHFKKWRQGDLPHSRYRVCSKPECRIKTMKAGLCEKHYAETYKKDAAA, from the coding sequence ATGGCCGAGGCCACCCAGACGACGAAGCTCACCCATTGGCCGCGCACCGCCAAGGGCAGCGGCAAGAAGGCGTGCACCGTGGAGGGCTGCAAGCGCCCCTACCGCGCGAAGAGCTACTGCTTCTTCCACTTCAAGAAGTGGCGCCAGGGCGACCTGCCCCACTCGCGCTACCGCGTGTGCTCCAAGCCGGAGTGCCGCATCAAGACGATGAAGGCCGGCCTGTGCGAGAAGCACTACGCCGAGACCTACAAGAAGGACGCGGCGGCTTAA
- a CDS encoding RNA methyltransferase encodes MRPGAELTVVLHQTRSPDNLGAVCRVMANFGFERLVLSEPIVRDFSLAERMAVKSGHILSGMRVAPTLAEALEDCVYVVGTTSRTQVEKRAPLTPEDAARRLAEESRRGRVALLFGGEQRGLSDEDLTHCQDLLVIPTEDVQPSMNLAQSSAVLLYLCHRQGLTEAPVLPQEEEAGARLGTLNALSGRMRAAMLAADFLNPEAPQHVLHELERTLMRARLTQREAELWLNAFKHLGRAVAPGTSRG; translated from the coding sequence ATGCGTCCAGGTGCGGAGCTGACTGTCGTCCTTCATCAGACCCGTTCACCCGACAACCTGGGTGCGGTCTGCCGGGTCATGGCGAACTTCGGTTTTGAACGCCTCGTCCTGTCGGAGCCCATCGTCCGGGACTTCAGCCTGGCGGAGCGGATGGCCGTGAAGAGCGGCCACATCCTTTCCGGCATGCGGGTCGCCCCGACCCTGGCGGAGGCCCTGGAGGACTGCGTGTACGTGGTGGGCACCACGTCGCGCACCCAGGTGGAGAAGCGCGCCCCGCTGACGCCGGAGGACGCGGCGCGCCGGCTGGCGGAGGAGAGCAGGCGGGGGCGGGTGGCGCTCCTGTTCGGCGGTGAGCAGCGCGGGCTGTCCGACGAGGACCTCACCCACTGCCAGGACCTGCTCGTCATCCCCACGGAGGACGTGCAGCCGTCCATGAACCTGGCGCAGTCCTCCGCGGTGCTCCTGTACCTCTGCCACCGGCAGGGGCTGACGGAGGCGCCCGTGCTCCCTCAAGAGGAGGAGGCCGGCGCGCGGCTGGGGACGCTCAACGCGCTGAGCGGGCGCATGCGCGCGGCGATGCTAGCGGCGGACTTCCTCAACCCGGAGGCGCCGCAGCACGTGCTGCATGAGCTGGAGCGGACGTTGATGCGTGCGCGGCTGACCCAGCGGGAGGCGGAGCTGTGGCTCAACGCCTTCAAGCATCTGGGCCGCGCGGTGGCGCCGGGGACCTCCCGCGGGTAG
- a CDS encoding phosphoribosylaminoimidazolesuccinocarboxamide synthase, producing MNTSALHAQLTHTLRQTDLPSLGTPYKGKVRDTYRKGDTLILVTSDRLSAFDHVLTTIPFKGEVLNRLAAFWFDRTKHIVPNHVLDVPDANVTVARACQPYSVEVVVRGYLTGSLWRDYEKGTHTAYGVPFAEGLRKDSAFESPILTPSTKAEYGKHDEPISEAEILSRGLATPRDWARITEAARGLFLEGQKWARTRGLILVDTKYEFGKVGDELFVIDEMHTPDSSRYWVADEYEARFAKGEDQKMLDKENIRQWLIRERNFSGHGALPAIPDDVRVDLATKYVAAYERITGTSLALTPGDVHSRIEGNLRAKGYL from the coding sequence GTGAACACCTCCGCCCTCCACGCGCAACTCACCCACACGCTTCGCCAGACGGACCTGCCGTCGCTCGGCACGCCCTACAAGGGCAAGGTCCGTGACACGTACCGCAAGGGCGACACGCTCATCCTCGTGACGAGCGACCGCCTCTCCGCGTTCGACCACGTGCTCACCACCATCCCCTTCAAGGGCGAGGTGCTGAACCGCCTGGCGGCCTTCTGGTTCGACCGCACGAAGCACATCGTCCCCAACCACGTCCTGGACGTGCCCGACGCGAACGTCACCGTGGCGCGCGCCTGCCAGCCCTACTCCGTGGAGGTCGTCGTGCGCGGCTACCTCACGGGCAGCCTGTGGCGCGACTACGAGAAGGGCACGCACACCGCCTACGGCGTCCCCTTCGCCGAAGGGCTGCGCAAGGACAGCGCGTTCGAATCCCCCATCCTCACGCCGTCCACCAAGGCCGAGTACGGCAAGCACGACGAGCCCATCTCCGAGGCGGAAATCCTGTCGCGCGGGCTGGCCACGCCGCGTGACTGGGCCCGCATCACGGAGGCCGCCCGGGGGCTGTTCCTGGAGGGCCAGAAGTGGGCGCGCACGCGCGGCCTCATCCTGGTGGATACGAAGTACGAGTTCGGGAAGGTGGGCGACGAGCTCTTCGTCATCGACGAGATGCACACCCCGGACTCCAGCCGCTACTGGGTGGCGGACGAGTACGAGGCGCGCTTCGCGAAGGGCGAGGACCAGAAGATGTTGGACAAGGAGAACATCCGCCAGTGGCTCATCCGCGAGCGGAACTTCTCCGGCCACGGCGCGCTGCCCGCCATCCCGGACGACGTGCGCGTGGACCTGGCCACCAAGTACGTGGCCGCCTACGAGCGCATCACCGGCACGTCGCTCGCGCTGACGCCCGGCGACGTGCACTCGCGCATCGAGGGGAACCTGCGGGCGAAGGGCTACCTCTAG
- the purB gene encoding adenylosuccinate lyase, with translation MIPRYSRPEMASLWSDVARYRRWRDVELAALEGMVAQGLAPKDALADCLARAGDFTEADAARIEEIERTTKHDVIAFLTFVEERVGPSARWLHLGMTSSDVLDTSLGLTLRDSVDLLLKGMDRVMAAVEKRAFEHKHTLQMGRSHGIHAEPITFGHKLAIWYDELRRGRTRLVHARDTIAVGKISGAVGTFAHLPPSVEEHVCQKLGLKPAPASSQVVQRDRHAEFFTAIALVGASLEKFAVEIRHLQRTEVREAEEPFTPGQKGSSAMPHKRNPILSENLTGLARLLRGYAVSAMEDVALWHERDISHSSVERVIGPDATVLLDFMLHRFAGLVENMRVYPEQMKKNLDLLGGVVNSQRLLLELARKGMDRQAAYVVVQRNAMRMFEEGVDFRQALLNDADLLKMMTPEEVSDCFSPGYHTRQMDAVFQRVFGRAS, from the coding sequence GTGATTCCACGCTACAGCCGTCCCGAAATGGCCTCCCTCTGGTCCGACGTCGCCCGCTACCGCCGCTGGCGCGACGTGGAGCTCGCCGCGCTGGAGGGCATGGTCGCGCAAGGCCTCGCCCCCAAGGACGCGCTGGCGGACTGCCTCGCCCGCGCCGGTGACTTCACCGAGGCGGACGCCGCGCGCATCGAGGAGATTGAACGCACCACCAAGCACGACGTCATCGCCTTCCTCACCTTCGTGGAGGAGCGCGTGGGGCCCAGCGCCCGCTGGCTGCACCTGGGTATGACGTCCTCGGACGTGCTGGACACGTCGCTGGGGCTCACCCTGCGCGACAGCGTGGACCTGCTCCTGAAGGGCATGGACCGCGTGATGGCCGCGGTGGAGAAGCGCGCCTTCGAGCACAAGCACACGCTGCAGATGGGCCGAAGCCACGGCATCCACGCGGAGCCCATCACCTTCGGGCACAAGCTGGCCATCTGGTACGACGAGCTGCGCCGGGGCCGCACGCGCCTCGTGCACGCGCGCGACACCATCGCCGTGGGGAAGATTTCCGGCGCGGTGGGCACGTTCGCGCACCTGCCGCCGTCGGTGGAGGAGCACGTCTGCCAGAAGCTGGGCCTGAAGCCCGCGCCCGCCTCCAGCCAGGTGGTGCAGCGCGACCGGCACGCGGAGTTCTTCACCGCCATCGCCCTCGTCGGCGCGAGCCTGGAGAAGTTCGCCGTCGAAATCCGCCACCTCCAGCGCACGGAGGTTCGCGAGGCGGAGGAGCCCTTCACGCCGGGACAGAAGGGCAGCAGCGCCATGCCGCACAAGCGCAACCCCATCCTGTCGGAGAACCTCACGGGGCTCGCGCGCCTGTTGCGCGGCTACGCGGTGAGCGCCATGGAGGACGTGGCGCTGTGGCACGAGCGGGACATCTCGCACTCGTCCGTGGAGCGCGTGATTGGCCCGGACGCCACCGTCCTCCTGGACTTCATGCTCCACCGCTTCGCGGGCCTGGTGGAGAACATGCGCGTCTACCCGGAGCAGATGAAGAAGAACCTGGACCTGCTGGGCGGCGTGGTGAACTCGCAGCGGCTCCTGCTGGAGCTGGCGCGCAAGGGCATGGACCGGCAGGCCGCGTACGTCGTCGTCCAGCGCAACGCGATGCGGATGTTCGAGGAGGGCGTGGACTTCCGGCAGGCCCTGCTGAACGACGCGGACCTGCTCAAGATGATGACGCCCGAGGAGGTCTCCGACTGCTTCTCCCCGGGCTACCACACGCGCCAGATGGACGCGGTGTTCCAGCGCGTCTTCGGCCGCGCCAGCTGA